A stretch of Pangasianodon hypophthalmus isolate fPanHyp1 chromosome 9, fPanHyp1.pri, whole genome shotgun sequence DNA encodes these proteins:
- the LOC113529515 gene encoding chymotrypsin A yields MALLWILSCLAFIGATYGCGVPAISPVITGYARIVNGEEAVPHSWPWQVSLQDSTGFHFCGGSLVNQYWVVTAGHCNVRTSHLVILGEHDRSSNSENIQVLKVAKSIRHPSYNSLTTNYDVAVIKLASPAQLNARVSPVCLAGSSDNFPGGLKCVTTGWGLTRYNAATTPPLLQQAALPLLTNTDCQRYWGSKITNLMICAGASGVSSCMGDSGGPLVCQKSGAWTLVGIVSWGSGTCSTSSPGVYARVTGLRSWIDQTIASN; encoded by the exons ATGGCTCTCCTGTGGATTCTCTCTTGTCTCGCCTTTATTGGCGCAACATACG GTTGTGGTGTCCCCGCCATTTCTCCTGTGATCACTGGATATGCCAGGATTGTGAACGGTGAGGAAGCTGTGCCCCACTCATGGCCCTGGCAAGTGTCTCTCCAG GACAGTACCGGCTTCCACTTCTGTGGTGGATCCCTGGTCAATCAGTACTGGGTGGTGACAGCTGGTCACTGCAATGTGAG GACCTCTCACCTTGTGATCCTTGGAGAGCATGACCGCTCCTCTAACTCTGAGAACATCCAGGTCCTAAAAGTTGCAAAG TCCATCAGGCACCCCAGCTACAATTCATTGACCACCAACTATGATGTTGCCGTGATCAAACTGGCGTCGCCGGCCCAGCTCAACGCCCGTGTGTCCCCTGTGTGTTTGGCTGGGAGCAGTGACAACTTCCCAGGTGGCTTGAAGTGTGTCACAACTGGCTGGGGCTTGACCAGATACAATG CTGCAACCACTCCTCCACTTCTGCAGCAGGCTGCTCTGCCACTGCTGACTAACACTGATTGCCAGCGTTACTGGGGCAGTAAGATTACTAACCTGATGATCTGCGCTGGGGCCTCTGGCGTTTCCTCCTGCATG GGTGACTCCGGTGGACCACTGGTGTGCCAGAAATCTGGCGCTTGGACCTTGGTTGGTATCGTCTCCTGGGGCAGTGGCACCTGCTCTACGTCCTCGCCTGGAGTGTATGCTCGGGTCACTGGGCTTCGCTCCTGGATTGATCAGACCATTGCCTCCAACTAA